The region GAGGCTCATCGCCTCCGAGCGGGTGCGGTCGCTGCTGCGGAAGATCCCGCGCACCGCCGAGGTGACGGTCTGGGCCCCGGGCTTGCGCACCCCGCGCATCGTCATGCACAGGTGCTCGGCCTCCACGACCACGATCACGCCCCGCGGGTTGAGGTGCTCCATGATGGCGTCGGCCACCTGGCCGGTGAGCCGCTCCTGCACCTGGGGGCGGCGCGCGAAGACGTCGACCAGGCGGGCGAGCTTGCTCAGGCCGGTGATGCGGCCGTCGGAGCCGGGGATGTACCCGACGTGCGCCACCCCGTAGAACGGCACCAGGTGGTGCTCGCAGGTGGAGTACAGCTCGATGTCCTTGACCAGGACCATCTCCTCGTGCCCGGCCTCGAACACGGTGGTGAGCACCTCGTCGGGCTTCTGCCCGAGTCCGGCGAACTGCTCCTCGTAGGCGCGGGCGACCCGCTCCGGCGTCTTGAGCAGGCCGTCGCGGTCGGGGTCCTCGCCGATGGCGATGAGGATCTCGCGGACGGCGCGCTCGATGCGCTCGCGGTCCACGGGTCTGGGCTGGTCCGGCTCGATCACGCCTCGTCCCCTTCTCCGGGGGCGGACGCCCCGTTCCCGACACCGTGGCCGGTGACCTCGTGCAGTGCGGTGCCCGGTTCGGAGCCGTTGGCCTCGGCACCGTTGAGCATGGCCAGCTCCTTCTTGGAGTGCACCGGGGGCCGGTCGGAGGGCTGGCGCTTGCCGTAGCCGGTGTAGGAGCCGCGGGCCGGGCGCTTGTTCACCGGCGCGAAGATCTCCAGCACCTGCTCGCGGGAGAGCGTCTCCTTCTCCAGCAGGGCCACGACCAGGTCGTCGAGGACGTCCCGGTACTCGACCAGGACCTCGTAGGCCTCGTCGTGCGCGGACTCGATGAGGCGGCGCACCTCCTCGTCGATGATGGAGGCGATCTCCTCGGAGTACTCGCGCGAGTGCGCCATCTCCCGGCCCAGGAACGGCTCGTTGCTCGACGACCCGAACTTGCGGGCGCCCAGGCGCTCGCTCATGCCGTACTCGGTGACCATGTTGCGGGCCAGGCTGGTGGCCTTGTCGATGTCGTCGCTCGCGCCCGTGGTGGGCTCGTGGAAGACCAGCTCCTCGGCGGCGCGGCCGCCCAGCATCATGGCGAGCCGGTCCATCATCTGCGAGCGCGAGGTGAGGAACTTGTCCTCGGTCGGCACCGACATGGTGTAGCCCAGGGCGCGGCCGCGGGGCAGGATCGTGATCTTGTGCACCGGGTCGGCGTTGGCCTGCGCGTGGCCCACCAGGGCGTGGCCGCCCTCGTGGTAGGCGATGATCTTCTTCTCGCGCTCGGACATGACCCGGCTCTTGCGCTCGGGTCCGGCCATGACGCGCTCGATGGCCTCCTCCAGCACCGCGTGGGTGATGGTCTCCCGGCCCGCGCGTGCCGACAGCAGGGCGCCCTCGTTGATGACGTTGGCCAGGTCGGCGCCGGTCATCCCGGCGGTCTGCCGGGCGATGGTGTCGAAGTCGACGTCCTCGGCCATCGGCTTGCCCTTGGAGTGGACCTTGAGGATGTCGCGGCGGCCGTCCATGTCGGGGCGGTCCACGACGATCTGCCGGTCGAAGCGGCCCGGGCGCAGCAGCGCCGGGTCCAGGATGTCGGGCCGGTTGGTGGCCGCGATGAGGATGACCCCGCCCTTGACGTCGAAGCCGTCCATCTCGACCAGCATCTGGTTGAGGGTCTGCTCGCGCTCGTCGTGGCCGCCGCCCATGCCGGCGCCGCGGTGGCGGCCGACGGCGTCGATCTCGTCGATGAAGATGATCGCGGGGGCGTTGGCCTTGGCCTGCTCGAACAGGTCGCGCACGCGCGAGGCGCCCACACCGACGAACATCTCGACGAAGTCCGAGCCGGAGATGGAGTAGAACGGCACCCCGGCCTCGCCCGCGACGGCGCGGGCCAGCAGGGTCTTGCCGGTGCCGGGCGGGCCGAACAGCAGCACGCCCTTGGGGATCTTGGCGCCCATCGCCTGGAACTTGGCCGGGTTCTGGAGGAACTCCTTGATCTCCTGGAGCTCCTCGATGGCCTCGTCCGCCCCGGCGACGTCGGAGAAGGTGTTCTTGGGCGTGTCCTTGGTGATGAGCTTGGCCTTGGACTTGCCGAAGTTCATCACGCGGGAGCCGCCGCCCTGCATCTGGCTGAAGACGAACCAGAAGATGGCGACGATGAGCAGGATCGGCAGGAAGCTGAAGAGCGCCGTGGTCCACAGCGGGGTCGTGGCGACCGAGACCTCGTAGCCCTGGAGCTCGGTGCCCTCCTCGTCCAGCGAGGCCTGGAGCATGTCGGCGAGCTGCAGGCCCTGGCCGGCCACCCAGTAGGCCTCGAGGATCTCGTCGTCGGTCGTGGTCAGCACGATGCGCTGGTCACGGTCGATGATCTCGGCGTTGTCCACCTCGTTGCGCTCGATGAGCTGGTGGACGGTCGAGATGTCGGTCTCTTCGGGCTGCGGTTCCCCGCCCAGGTCGAAGACGTTGAAGACGAGGAGGAGCATGGCGAGAACGGCCAGTATCCATATCCACGGGCCGCGGAAAAAGCGCTTCAGATTCATGTGAGCGGAACCCCGTCGGGTCCGTCCCTCCTGACCAGGCCGCCCGCACCGGAGGACTTTCCGAGGCAGGACCTCTTATCGGACACGTGCGTTCCCCGCGAGTACGCCGGGATCGAAATCGACGGTACACCCGTCGGACGGGCGCACCCCTTCCGGATGCGCCGGGGCGGGGGCCCGTCATGAGAGCAACGATCGCGCCCCCGCCGCTTGTTCCCCGCTACTGCTCGTAGACGTGCGGGGCGAGAGTGCCGATGAACGGCAGGTTGCGGTACTTCTCGGCGTAGTCGAGCCCGTAGCCGATGATGAACTCGTTGGGCAGGTCGAAGCCGATGTACTTGACGTCGAGGTCCACCTCGAAGGCCAGCGGCTTGCGGACCATGGTGCAGACCTCGACCGAGCGGGGCCCGCGCGACCGGAGGTTGCCCACCAGCCAGGACAGGGTCAGGCCGGAGTCGATGACGTCCTCGACGATGAGGACGTCGCGGTCCTTGATGTCGGTCTCCAGGTCCTTGAGGATGCGGACCACGCCGGAGGAGGTCGTCCCGGCCCCGTAGGAGGACACCGCCATCCAGTCCATGGAGACGGGCGTGTGCAGCACCCGGGCCAGGTCGGCCATCACCATGACGGCGCCCTTGAGGACCCCGACGATCAGGAGGTCCCTGCCCGCGTAGTCGGCGTCGATGCGTTCTCCGAGCTCGACCAGGCGCGCCTTGATCTCTTCCTCGGTGACCAGGACCTTCTCCAGGTCCCGGCCCATGTCCTTAGCGTCCACGCTCACTGTCCTCGCTGCTGGGTTCCCCGTTTGCGGCAACCAGGATAAACGTGCCGAACGTCCCGGGGGCGCCGACGGGCTGCCCCGGGGCCGGCCCCGGCCGGGCCGGAGCCCGGCACCGGGTGACACACCGGGCCGCCGACGGGTTCCGCCCGTCAGCGCTCGAAGCGGACGTGACCGGCGACACGCCGGGCCCGCACCCCGCCGGGCAGGTCGAGGTGCGCCTGGCCGCGCCAGGCGGTGACCAGCCGGTCGACCTCCCGCACGTGCCGGGCGGTGAGGGCGCCCGCCGGGCAGCCCGCGTCGATCGCGGCCCCGCGCAGGACGCGGGTCCGCAGCGCCTCGGGGGCGTCGGCCAGGACGGCCGCGGACAGGCCCTCCCCCGTCCGCGCCCGGGAGCGCAGCCCGTCGGCCAGGGAGTCCAGGGCGTCGGCGTCGGCGCGCAGCAGGGAGGCGGTGCGGGCCAGCGCCGCGGCGACGCCCGGGCCCAGGGTCCGCTCCAGGACGGGCAGGGTCTCGTGGCGCACCCGGGAGCGGGCGAACCGGGCGTCGGCGTTGTGGGGGTCCTCCCACGGGGCCAGCCCCATGGCGGCGCAGGCGGCGCGCACCGTGGCGCGGTCCAGGTCGAGCAGGGGGCGCAGGAGGTGGCCGTTGCGCGGGGCCATCCCGGCCAGGGAACGGGCGCCCGAGCCGCGGGCCAGGCCCAGCAGGACCGTCTCGGCCTGGTCGTCGAGGGTGTGGCCGAGCAGCACCACCGCGGGCCCGTGTTCGGCGGCGGCCTCGGCGAGCGCCGCGTGCCGGGCCGTCCGGGCGGCGCCCTCGGGCCCGCCCGGCCCGGTCACCTCGACCGCGCGGACCGACACCGGGTCCAGGCCCAGTCCGGACAGGACCGCGGCGACCTTCTCCGCGCGCTCGGCCGAACCCTCCTGGAGCCCGTGGTCGACGGTGACCGCCCCGGCCCGCAGTCCCAGCCGGGGCGCCTCGAAGGCGGCCGCCCCGGCCAGCGCCAGCGAGTCGGCCCCGCCGCTGCACGCCACCAGCGCCGCGGTGCCCGCGGGCAGCGGCGCCAGGGCCCGCCGGACCGCCGACCGGACGGCGGCCACGGCGGGGGGCGGACCGCTCATTCGGTGATGGCCGCCGGGCGCACCACCCGGTTCACCCAGGCGGAGGGGTCGCGGATCTCCGCGATGGTGGGCAGGGTCTCGCGCGAGGTCCACACCTTGTTGAACTCGGCCATGCCGACCTGGGCCACCGCCTCGCGGACGAACGCGGCGCCCTCCTCGTACTGGCGCATCTTCATGTCCATGCCGAGCAGCTGGCGCAGCAGCCGGTCCAGGGGGTTGACCGCCTCCCGCCGCTTCTGGAAGCGGGCGCGGATCCGCTCCACCGACGGCACGACGCCCGGCCCGACCGCGTCCATGACGTAGTCGCCGTGGCCCTCGGCCAGGCTCATCACGGCGGTGACCCGGTCCATGATCTCGATCTGCTCCGGCGTCTGGATGGCGGTGAGGAGGTTGCCCTCCCCGCCGCGCACCGCGTCCGCCACGGCCTCGCCCGCGGCGCGCAGCCGGGTGATGAGGTCGCCCGCGTCCATCTCCGTGGACAGCAGCAGCTCGCGCATCAGCTCCTGGACGTACCCCCGCAGCCACGGCGTGGCCGTGAACTGCATGCGGTGGGTCTCCTCGTGCAGGCACACCCACAGCCGGAAGTCGTGCGGGTCGACGTCGAGCTCGCGCTCGGTGTTGACGATGTTGGGGGCGACCAGGGTCAGCCGCCCGGTGGGCAGGGTGCCGTCGGGGTCCGGCGGCAGGAAGAGCTCGTACTGGCCCAGGACCTTCCCGGCCAGGTAGGCGAGCACCGCGCCGAGCTGCACCCCGGTGATCCGGGAGCCCACGGCGGAGGTGAGGGCGGCGGCCGCGCCGCCGCTGTTGAGGCGCTCGGCGCCCATCTGTTCGAGTACGGGTTCGATGACGGTGCGGAAACCGTCGACGTTGGCGCGGATCCAGCCCGGCCGGTCGACGATCACCGCCGGCCCGGTGGGCTCCAAGGGGTTCATGCCGGTGAAGTCGCGCACGTGCCCGGCGGCCACGGTGGAGAGCTCGCGCAACTGCGCGACGGCCTGTCGCGCGTCGGCGAGATCCACCTGCGGGCCCGGTCGGACGAGGCGGACACCGGTGTTGACGGCTACGTCCCAGTCGATCACAGTCACATTCGCAGCCTACCCACGCAGAGCCTTCCGGCACGGGGATCGGGGTTCCAATTCGGGGTAAGCCCCGGGTTCACCCCGAGCCGGGCCGAAAAGCGGCGCCC is a window of Nocardiopsis changdeensis DNA encoding:
- the folE gene encoding GTP cyclohydrolase I FolE, with the protein product MEPDQPRPVDRERIERAVREILIAIGEDPDRDGLLKTPERVARAYEEQFAGLGQKPDEVLTTVFEAGHEEMVLVKDIELYSTCEHHLVPFYGVAHVGYIPGSDGRITGLSKLARLVDVFARRPQVQERLTGQVADAIMEHLNPRGVIVVVEAEHLCMTMRGVRKPGAQTVTSAVRGIFRSSDRTRSEAMSLILDRR
- the ftsH gene encoding ATP-dependent zinc metalloprotease FtsH, which produces MNLKRFFRGPWIWILAVLAMLLLVFNVFDLGGEPQPEETDISTVHQLIERNEVDNAEIIDRDQRIVLTTTDDEILEAYWVAGQGLQLADMLQASLDEEGTELQGYEVSVATTPLWTTALFSFLPILLIVAIFWFVFSQMQGGGSRVMNFGKSKAKLITKDTPKNTFSDVAGADEAIEELQEIKEFLQNPAKFQAMGAKIPKGVLLFGPPGTGKTLLARAVAGEAGVPFYSISGSDFVEMFVGVGASRVRDLFEQAKANAPAIIFIDEIDAVGRHRGAGMGGGHDEREQTLNQMLVEMDGFDVKGGVILIAATNRPDILDPALLRPGRFDRQIVVDRPDMDGRRDILKVHSKGKPMAEDVDFDTIARQTAGMTGADLANVINEGALLSARAGRETITHAVLEEAIERVMAGPERKSRVMSEREKKIIAYHEGGHALVGHAQANADPVHKITILPRGRALGYTMSVPTEDKFLTSRSQMMDRLAMMLGGRAAEELVFHEPTTGASDDIDKATSLARNMVTEYGMSERLGARKFGSSSNEPFLGREMAHSREYSEEIASIIDEEVRRLIESAHDEAYEVLVEYRDVLDDLVVALLEKETLSREQVLEIFAPVNKRPARGSYTGYGKRQPSDRPPVHSKKELAMLNGAEANGSEPGTALHEVTGHGVGNGASAPGEGDEA
- the hpt gene encoding hypoxanthine phosphoribosyltransferase codes for the protein MDAKDMGRDLEKVLVTEEEIKARLVELGERIDADYAGRDLLIVGVLKGAVMVMADLARVLHTPVSMDWMAVSSYGAGTTSSGVVRILKDLETDIKDRDVLIVEDVIDSGLTLSWLVGNLRSRGPRSVEVCTMVRKPLAFEVDLDVKYIGFDLPNEFIIGYGLDYAEKYRNLPFIGTLAPHVYEQ
- the tilS gene encoding tRNA lysidine(34) synthetase TilS gives rise to the protein MSGPPPAVAAVRSAVRRALAPLPAGTAALVACSGGADSLALAGAAAFEAPRLGLRAGAVTVDHGLQEGSAERAEKVAAVLSGLGLDPVSVRAVEVTGPGGPEGAARTARHAALAEAAAEHGPAVVLLGHTLDDQAETVLLGLARGSGARSLAGMAPRNGHLLRPLLDLDRATVRAACAAMGLAPWEDPHNADARFARSRVRHETLPVLERTLGPGVAAALARTASLLRADADALDSLADGLRSRARTGEGLSAAVLADAPEALRTRVLRGAAIDAGCPAGALTARHVREVDRLVTAWRGQAHLDLPGGVRARRVAGHVRFER
- a CDS encoding zinc-dependent metalloprotease; this translates as MIDWDVAVNTGVRLVRPGPQVDLADARQAVAQLRELSTVAAGHVRDFTGMNPLEPTGPAVIVDRPGWIRANVDGFRTVIEPVLEQMGAERLNSGGAAAALTSAVGSRITGVQLGAVLAYLAGKVLGQYELFLPPDPDGTLPTGRLTLVAPNIVNTERELDVDPHDFRLWVCLHEETHRMQFTATPWLRGYVQELMRELLLSTEMDAGDLITRLRAAGEAVADAVRGGEGNLLTAIQTPEQIEIMDRVTAVMSLAEGHGDYVMDAVGPGVVPSVERIRARFQKRREAVNPLDRLLRQLLGMDMKMRQYEEGAAFVREAVAQVGMAEFNKVWTSRETLPTIAEIRDPSAWVNRVVRPAAITE